Within the Hypericibacter adhaerens genome, the region CCAACAGCCGCCACCCGCTGGCGCGTGCGCTCTGCCGCGCGGCACCGGACGTGGTCGCGGCGAGCGGCGTCGAGGAGCGGCCGGGATTGGGCCTCAGGCTTGCCGGCAAAAGCGGCGAGATCAGGCTCGGCAGCCGGCGCTGGTGCGATGTCGCGGACAGCACGTCCGGCGAGGGCCCCGAGATCTGGCTCAAGGAACCCGGGCGGCCGCCCCTGCGTTTCGCCTTCACCGACCGGCTGCGCCCCGATGCGGTCGAGACCCTGGCGGCGCTTCGTGGCCGGGGCTTGGCGATCGAGCTCCTTTCGGGCGACCGCGAAGTCACGGTGCGGCAAGTGGCGGAAACCCTGGGCATCGCGCGCTGGCGCGCGGCCATGAGCCCGGCGGAGAAGACCCAGCGGCTGGAAGAGCTGGCGCGCGAGGGTCGCCGGGTGCTGATGGTGGGCGACGGCCTCAACGATGCGCCGGCGCTGGCGGCCGCTCTCGTGTCGCTCTCGCCCTCCACCGCGGCCGACATCACCCAGACCTCGGCCGACGCCGTGTTCCAGGGCGCCAGGCTGGGGGCGGTGACGGAGCTTCTGCAGGTGGCCCGCCGCTGCCGGGCCTTGGTGCGGCAGAATTTCCTGCTGGCGCTGGGCTATAATCTGCTGGCCGTGCCGCTGGCGATCGCGGGCTTCGTGACCCCGCTGGTGGCGGCGATCGCGATGTCCTCGTCCTCGCTGATCGTGACCGGCAATGCGCTCAGGCTCGGCATCGGAACCCGGCGGCCCGCGCGCCGTTGAAGGATCGCCACGGGACCACAACGCGGGAGATCGGCGATGGAAGCTCTCATCTATCTGATCCCGGTCGCCTTGTTCCTGGGACTGGTCGGGCTGGCCGCCTTCCTCTGGGCGCTCAAGACCGGACAGTTCGACGATCTCGACGGTGCCGCTGAACGGATCCTGTTCGACGATGACGAGGATGCCGGCCCGTCCCCAAAGAAGCCCGGCGGCGCGCGGATCGAGCCGTCGAAGCACGGCTGACGCGCCGCGAGTGAATCCCCTCCCCCCTTGAGGGGGAGGTTAGGGTGGGGGGTGATCGTAGAACGCGACTGAAGGCGGAGCTTTCATCGCAGCAAGACGGGCTTGCAACGAGTCCGCGGCTACCCCCTACCCCAGCCTCCCCCTCAAGGGGGAGGTGAAGAAAGCCTCAGATGCGATTTGCCCCTTCCTCGTGACACCGTCCGATCTCCCGGGCTAGTCTCCGCCCGCGTCCGCATGGGTGGCGGCCGCTTCCCAGCCTTTATCGGGCGAGCTTGCGTTTCCTGACGGGTCCCTCCCCACGTCGGTTCGTCGGCAATGGCCGTCGCGGGCGGATCCTTGACGCCGGTTCGGCCATGGCATGAGGAGGCGGCGCCCGCCAATCCCCGGGGTTTGCGGGCGCAGGTCCCCTCGAAGAGAGAAGCCGATGGCCCGCAATCCGCGTTACGACATCCTGTTCGAGCCCGTGAAGATCGGGCCGGTCACGGCGAGGAACCGCTTCTACCAGGTGCCGCATTGCACCGGCATGGGCGTGCAGATGCCCAAGACCCTGGCGGCGATGCGCGGCGTCAAGGCCGAGGGCGGCTGGGGCGTCGTCAACACCGAATATTGCTCGATCCATCCGACCGCCGACGACGCGCCCTACAAGTTCTGCAGCCTGTGGGACGATGACGACCGGAAGGTGATGGCGACCATCGCCGACGCCGTCCACGAGCATGGCGCGCTCGCCGGCTGCCAGCTCTGGCATGGCGGCGAATATGTGGTGAACCGCGCCAGCCGCCTGCCGCCGATCTCGGTCGACGGTTCGCCCGCCCATTATCTCTGGCCGCTCCAGACCCGCGCCATGGACCGCCAGGACATCCGCGAGCTCCGGCGCTGGCAGGGCGAGGCCGCCAGGCGCGCGGTCCAGGCCGGCT harbors:
- the ccoS gene encoding cbb3-type cytochrome oxidase assembly protein CcoS codes for the protein MEALIYLIPVALFLGLVGLAAFLWALKTGQFDDLDGAAERILFDDDEDAGPSPKKPGGARIEPSKHG